The window ATATTGTCTGTAACTATCCCATTCAAAAGTTAGCCATAAACTGTTTCCTAAACGCATTCTATCTATGACTCTTTCACCTAGTAAGCTTTTCATTCCTTTATGGTCTAAATTAGATAACATGCCCGTAGAACGTTTAGATGACGATCTTCTATCAACTATTTGATTGATGATCACTTTTTCATAACGAGATTCAGTTTGCATGCCAATTTCATCAATCATCAATAAATCAACACTACTGAGATTATGCAATAAATTTTCCTCAGTAATATTACTAGTACCGCTAAATGTTCCTTTCATATTAGACATCAGGTCTGCTACTGTTACAAGTAAAATACTTTTTCCATGTAATATTAGGTAATTGCCTATAGCGGATGCTAAATGATTTTTTCCTGTTCCAGGTTTTCCCGAAAAAATAAAACTAGCGATATTTTCGTTGAATTCTTCTGCGTATCGTTTTGAAGCTTTCAAGACTTTTTTTTGGCCATCATGTTCAATTTTATAATTATCAAATGAGCAGTTCATATATAGTTCTCTAATACCAGATCTACCTAGAACACGTTGCATTTTCATTGCTTTATTTTCGCGTAGTATAGATTCAGAAGATAATCTTCCTTGTTCTTGGTTCCAAGCTAACAACGCTGCATCATTATCAAATTTAGGTGTAATGTTTTTAGGCATAAGACGTTGAAGACGTTTGAAGAATTCAGTATAAAATGTCATTATTTACCTCTAAATCCATTTGGTATAGTTTGATCAGGTGTTGGAATATATGTAATATCTCGTTTTTTTTGTGATGTATAAATAATAGATCTGCTTTTTTGTAAACTTCTAG is drawn from Buchnera aphidicola (Macrosiphum gaurae) and contains these coding sequences:
- the dnaC gene encoding DNA replication protein DnaC, with protein sequence MTFYTEFFKRLQRLMPKNITPKFDNDAALLAWNQEQGRLSSESILRENKAMKMQRVLGRSGIRELYMNCSFDNYKIEHDGQKKVLKASKRYAEEFNENIASFIFSGKPGTGKNHLASAIGNYLILHGKSILLVTVADLMSNMKGTFSGTSNITEENLLHNLSSVDLLMIDEIGMQTESRYEKVIINQIVDRRSSSKRSTGMLSNLDHKGMKSLLGERVIDRMRLGNSLWLTFEWDSYRQYVNGNEY